The Hippoglossus stenolepis isolate QCI-W04-F060 chromosome 11, HSTE1.2, whole genome shotgun sequence genome includes a window with the following:
- the xirp1 gene encoding xin actin-binding repeat-containing protein 1 isoform X1: MADAARKVTVSQSSHDEDDLPIPPPPPVPPRPLDYEGPPTCGSLPILPPKETFSTFYHQRQKSELKRLFKHIHPDLRASLDDVVDDEIMEAVQSENTDAADAAYQCEVQSMKWIFENWNLANIGDPHSTKKMLDDEELKGGDVRGTSSMFEQIDSTQQMSAKRQTSVRGDVRTSTWLFETQPLDSLNKSKREEGELVEAVLKEPIQPGDVTGTRLLFESKSLSDLGRCNSIEDYSFLKLKSELQEQKGDVQKTVKLFQTEPCCAIRDNSGNMHEIKSICREEINSNNISTTRWLFETQPLDLINKGTDGVKIIRGISLEEGHRGGVDQKRWMFETQPFGTIQEVVGVDKFEGTVDECSGEADVVNKRTYFETQPLASLRGDSAEKSLEKEEIIGGDIKTSLWLFETQPMETLSDTYEVGRLKKITLSADEQGEVKGRKRMFESCSTEKNTSFEKQEIEKGDVKGFKHLFETIPLSKIAHSDEEIIEKENATTAGNMKGNGAMFETPHLYAIKDSSGNLHKVTTVSREELIRGKVKNYKWMFETKPLDELAEGKGNVEVIKGITRQEDTKGDVKMAKWLFETQTIDGIHSKFNQTEQNVSVEEEPHKGDVKNCKWLFETQSTGIVSNKSDNVKDKEATDNTNVKSITWLFESQPLDTIKDGEEYNLNLCSTVQDSVKSEVGVKTVKYLFETETLDRIRQDANSDKDMRCVSHVDFQSGDVSRVKELFESQSLDEIGLEMETTCDEQNQGEPIERGSAHKLTWMFENCPMNLINNENVDANIQSVSDAVSGDVQNKKFIFETSSLDKIHNEPLEQKLGPVEEPVSNVDVKSSTMMFESLPLYAIRDKEGLFHEVTTVKKEEVMSADVRGARWMFETKPLDAIKAEDEVFVIRAVTQEDVKKGDVKSARWKFETQPLDSLTSHEESSVRVTEDFGSSNVRLNKELFESEQSSNKFVRMVSVTDVQHGDVRTSTWLFENQSIDSLKGEHQEQGPVKTVHREDSQKGDVKRCTWLFESQPLDKIKEPEDTSEQGVEEEIPKADVECTTWLFETTPLDKITANSVSDDLSYLYQMSFVHSSGIIIEANESRNVNMAKYLVESNEGVQIQKEEVIRGNIRNIMFQLLLKPTLKPQVTLLREVEKGKVNTTVIELPVYQSATTINLERDQRIQNIVQMIEEVLVQDKALKKGIIMQETAGGQAEMTVYSLICNDETKAKTHATEKGDVKSTIGNLLSTASSQRTAVSCRVDETEKGNVNLYKSCIEKGDLHYLKSLHTELSGDEVDCSLLAKEQIEIVQGDVKEAKRSLCQQKDQVERTISDVLPGDVENAKKVFSSEATVSVENCVPKEEIIPGDISSAKQQLAVKQLVMVEKEEVVAGDVKATMQSLERAKQQSMSVEREIIKPGTIYDMDLSAAGPEIEGSTSQKEIIISGDVKAAKRSLEMAKQQSMHVEREVIVPGNIYNLNVSAQEESSSVVKQSTSSSSTRCQQIRTYPKVSDAVKDQESHIPFEACQQRAVIVSNCASDSLTPFVSYECNGQTTEEEREEVIRGDVKAAIRSLQTAVTEQKLLDKEDIVRGNVQLALQSLEKSSVNVSKGDYKAAMIYRNSGRACSGRSKTVQEQCVVVSMPQSDTKLSPSISVTCEGQPSISTQNPTPSPVANGSSKSPRSESVTPPPLPQKISEKPPEQKPSLPPKPLWMKSVTVEEPNIPLPSAHELDCLIKDNGKCAMIPPNQSNQFPKPFTDKLQENKINMETLKETHHQKCVMVKDSNQANERQSMDSKTKESKKKKITTPHTEEKSDCQVKHSTVEMERNVIQKINAAEEIQMCMKNYAEEGKHEMNVSLHTALQNFEQKEREALDRRVPQLSKRVKVTNDSDSNYINKITTHQHKSNPEHPKKQRSKTEVPTSETKSLVDTCHSQHTDLNEKHHKLEDKVVLREKKVKETEDQRRQRLSVHKEEIMKGNVTAAMEIFENLRKREELKEILSQVEEIEEDTSSVDNRSLKTLYKNVPDWMDTPSTNAKQRKTQQKKVEVETQEDDLESISSVETAFEDLEKASKEIINLKQETLAKLIEIEETIKKALYSVSNLKSEADIAGLSGLFDESLNSEQNLQPANNIRKISIVSSKAKSGLTKETADVNLQMVSDSNPSNQQVPRQVHNKPLIRQSSSQSSPSFISIHSAARKPAEQPKLPVSTFKPKTDGSSQESAAECSKNSPSPAQRKVSVLEVKTVPEQPAGVVGTKTVSETYEETDGFGNVFVSSTTSTFVTKQAEAKSSALFEVVGSPTRYEVMTSPLMRRSGRPFEDKVLSNPKEEGTVFVTFSQPKEKH, from the coding sequence ATGGCTGACGCAGCCAGGAAAGTCACAGTTTCACAATCTTCTCATGATGAAGATGACCTCCCtatccctccacctcctcctgtacCACCTAGACCCCTGGACTATGAAGGGCCTCCTACATGTGGTAGCCTCCCTATCCTTCCACCTAAAGAAACCTTCTCCACGTTCTACCACCAACGGCAGAAGAGTGAACTGAAGAGACTCTTTAAACACATCCACCCTGACCTACGGGCAAGTCTCGATGATGTAGTGGATGATGAGATAATGGAGGCAGTGCAGTCAGAAAACACTGATGCAGCAGATGCAGCTTATCAGTGTGAAGTGCAGTCCATGAAGTGGATTTTTGAGAACTGGAATCTGGCCAACATCGGGGACCCTCATTCAACCAAGAAGATGTTGGATGATGAGGAGTTAAAAGGTGGAGATGTCAGAGGCACATCTTCTATGTTTGAGCAGATTGACAGCACCCAACAAATGTCTGCTAAAAGACAGACCTCTGTCAGAGGTGATGTGAGAACATCAACATGGCTGTTTGAGACCCAGCCCTTAGATTctctaaataaatcaaaaagagAAGAAGGTGAGCTGGTGGAGGCAGTGCTGAAAGAACCCATCCAGCCAGGAGACGTAACCGGGACTCGGCTGCTTTTTGAGTCAAAATCACTGAGTGACTTGGGACGCTGCAACTCCATAGAAGATTATAGCTTCCTGAAACTGAAATCTGAGCTCCAGGAGCAGAAAGGAGACGTCCAGAAGACTGTGAAACTGTTCCAGACAGAACCTTGCTGTGCCATCAGAGACAACAGTGGCAATATGCATGAAATTAAATCCATCTGCAGGGAAGAgatcaacagcaacaacatcagCACTACCCGTTGGCTTTTTGAAACCCAGCCTTTGGACCTGATTAATAAGGGAACTGATGGAGTGAAAATCATTCGAGGGATATCACTGGAAGAGGGGCACAGAGGTGGAGTTGACCAAAAGAGGTGGATGTTTGAAACTCAGCCATTTGGCACAATACAAGAGGTTGTAGGCGTGGACAAGTTTGAAGGAACAGTGGATGAATGCAGTGGAGAGGCAGATGTTGTCAACAAGAGGACGTATTTTGAGACACAGCCTTTGGCGTCACTGAGAGGAGATTCAGCAGAAAAATCTTtggaaaaggaagaaataattGGAGGGGACATCAAAActtctctgtggttgtttgaAACTCAACCCATGGAGACTCTTAGTGATACCTATGAAGTTGGACGTCTGAAGAAAATTACCCTTTCAGCTGATGAACAAGGAGAAGTAAAAGGTAGAAAGAGGATGTTTGAGAGCTGCAGTACTGAGAAGAACACCTCATTCGAAAAACAAGAGATTGAAAAGGGGGACGTCAAGGGATTCAAACATCTTTTTGAAACAATTCCTTTGAGCAAAATTGCTCATTCTGATGAAGAGATTATTGAGAAGGAAAATGCCACTACAGCAGGAAACATGAAAGGTAACGGAGCAATGTTTGAGACACCTCATTTATACGCAATAAAGGACAGCTCTGGAAACCTCCACAAGGTCACAACAGTCAGCCGAGAAGAATTAATCAGAGGCAAGGTCAAAAACTACAAGTGGATGTTTGAGACCAAGCCTTTGGACGAGCTTGcagaaggaaaaggaaatgtCGAGGTTATCAAAGGCATCACGAGACAAGAGGATACGAAGGGAGATGTCAAGATGGCAAAGTGGCTTTTTGAAACGCAGACAATAGATGGGATCCATTCTAAGTTCAACCAGACAGAGCAAAATGTCTCTGTTGAAGAGGAGCCTCATAAAGGTGATGTCAAGAATTGTAAATGGTTATTTGAAACACAGTCAACGGGCATTGTGTCTAACAAATCAGATAATGTCAAAGATAAAGAAGCCACTGACAACACCAATGTCAAGTCCATTACTTGGCTTTTTGAATCACAACCTCTTGACACCATTAAAGATGGGGAGGAGTACAATTTGAATCTCTGCAGCACTGTGCAGGACTCTGTTAAATCAGAGGTTGGTGTTAAAACAGTCAAATATCTTTTTGAAACAGAAACCTTGGACAGAATTAGACAGGATGCAAATTCAGACAAAGACATGAGATGTGTCAGCCACGTCGACTTCCAGTCAGGAGATGTCTCACGAGTCAAAGAACTTTTTGAATCCCAGTCACTTGATGAAATAGGATTAGAAATGGAGACAACGTGTGATGAACAGAACCAAGGTGAACCAATTGAAAGAGGTTCGGCACATAAGTTAACTTGGATGTTTGAGAACTGTCCCATGAACCTCATTAATAACGAAAACGTTGATGCAAACATTCAGAGCGTGAGTGATGCTGTGAGTGGGGATGTCCAGAACAAAAAGTTTATATTTGAAACCTCCTCACTGGACAAAATCCACAACGAACCCCTTGAGCAGAAATTGGGCCCTGTAGAGGAGCCTGTGAGCAATGTGGATGTGAAATCAAGCACCATGATGTTTGAGTCCCTGCCGCTTTATGCCatcagagacaaagagggacTGTTCCATGAGGTTACAACTGTGAAAAAAGAGGAGGTGATGAGTGCTGACGTAAGAGGAGCGAGGTGGATGTTTGAAACAAAACCACTTGATGCTATCAAGGCAGAGGATGAAGTTTTTGTCATCCGAGCGGTCACCCAAGAAGATGTCAAGAAAGGCGATGTCAAATCAGCCAGATGGAAGTTTGAGACGCAACCTTTGGACTCTCTCACCAGCCACGAGGAGTCTTCTGTCAGGGTCACTGAAGACTTTGGAAGCAGTAACGTGCGGCTCAATAAAGAGTTATTTGAATCTGAACAGTCATCCAACAAGTTTGTGCGAATGGTTAGTGTCACTGATGTCCAACACGGTGATGTCAGGACCTCCACCTGGCTCTTCGAGAACCAATCGATTGACAGTCTGAAAGGTGAACATCAGGAGCAAGGTCCAGTAAAAACAGTCCACAGAGAAGACAGCCAGAAAGGAGATGTGAAGCGCTGCACTTGGCTGTTTGAATCCCAGCCACTAGACAAAATCAAGGAGCCAGAGGATACCTCAGAGCAAGGTGTCGAGGAGGAGATACCAAAAGCTGATGTGGAGTGCACAACCTGGCTCTTTGAGACAACTCCATTGGACAAAATCACTGCCAACAGTGTTTCTGACGACCTATCATATCTCTACCAAATGTCCTTTGTTCACTCAAGTGGCATCATAATAGAAGCAAATGAGAGTAGAAATGTTAACATGGCTAAATATCTGGTTGAAAGTAATGAAGGTGTGCAAATCCAGAAGGAAGAGGTTATCAGGGGGAACATCAGGAACATCATGTTCCAACTGCTACTTAAACCGACTCTCAAGCCCCAAGTTACTCTTCTTAGAGAGGTGGAGAAGGGGAAAGTGAACACCACTGTAATAGAACTTCCGGTCTACCAGTCAGCCACAACAATCAACCTTGAGAGGGATCAACGGATACAAAATATTGTCCAGATGATTGAGGAAGTGCTTGTTCAAGATAAGGCTTTGAAAAAAGGAATCATAATGCAAGAGACTGCAGGAGGACAAGCAGAGATGACCGTTTATTCACTCATCTGCAATGATGAAACCAAAGCCAAGACTCACGCCACAGAGAAAGGAGATGTGAAGTCTACAATTGGAAATCTGTTGTCTACTGCCAGTAGTCAGAGGACTGCAGTGTCGTGCAGAGTGGATGAAACTGAAAAGGGAAACGTGAACTTGTACAAAAGCTGCATTGAGAAAGGAGATCTGCACTACCTGAAAAGTCTTCATACTGAGTTGTCTGGAGATGAAGTTGATTGTAGCCTTCTTGCTAAAGAACAGATAGAAATAGTTCAGGGGGATGTGAAAGAAGCAAAGAGGAGTCTCTGCCAGCAGAAAGATCAAGTGGAGCGAACCATTTCCGATGTTTTGCCAGGAGATGTAGAGAATgccaaaaaagtgttttcatcagAGGCTACTGTCAGTGTTGAAAACTGTGTTCCAAAGGAAGAAATAATTCCTGGAGATATCTCATCAGCAAAGCAACAACTTGCAGTAAAGCAACTTGTCATGGTAGAAAAAGAGGAAGTAGTTGCTGGGGACGTTAAGGCAACAATGCAGTCATTAGAACGTGCAAAGCAACAGAGCATGAGTGTGGAGCGGGAGATCATTAAACCTGGAACTATCTATGACATGGATTTGTCAGCCGCAGGTCCTGAAATAGAAGGAAGCACATCACAAAAAGAGATCATTATATCCGGAGATGTGAAAGCGGCTAAAAGGTCCCTTGAAATGGCGAAGCAGCAAAGCATGCATGTGGAGCGTGAAGTCATTGTTCCTGGAAATATTTACAACCTGAATGTCTCCGCACAAGAGGAGAGCTCATCAGTAGTGAAGCAATCCACGAGTTCATCCTCCACCAGATGTCAGCAAATCAGGACTTATCCAAAGGTCAGTGATGCAGTGAAAGATCAAGAAAGCCATATTCCCTTTGAGGCATGTCAACAAAGAGCAGTTATAGTCAGTAATTGTGCATCAGACTCACTGACACCTTTTGTAAGTTATGAATGCAATGGccaaacaacagaagaagagagagaggaagtaatCAGAGGAGATGTGAAGGCAGCCATTAGGTCGCTGCAGACTGCAGTGACAGAGCAGAAGCTCCTAGATAAAGAAGATATTGTAAGAGGAAATGTTCAATTGGCTCTGCAGTCTCTTGAGAAATCTAGTGTAAATGTATCCAAGGGAGACTATAAGGCTGCAATGATATACAGGAACTCAGGTAGGGCTTGTTCAGGGAGGAGCAAGACTGTTCAAGAGCAGTGTGTTGTGGTGTCTATGCCTCAATCTGACACAAAACTGTCTCCTTCAATTTCAGTAACCTGTGAAGGACAACCATCCATTTCAACACAGAACCCAACACCCAGCCCTGTTGCAAATGGAAGCTCAAAATCACCCAGATCTGAGAGTGTAACTCCACCACCACTCCCTCAAAAGATTAGTGAGAAACCACCGGAGCAGAAGCCATCCTTACCACCCAAGCCTCTATGGATGAAATCAGTGACCGTGGAGGAACCAAATATTCCACTTCCCTCTGCTCACGAATTGGATTGCCTGATCAAAGACAATGGAAAATGTGCAATGATTCCTCCAAACCAAAGCAACCAGTTTCCTAAGCCCTTTACAGATAAActacaagaaaacaaaatcaacatgGAAACCTTAAAGGAAACACACCACCAAAAATGTGTGATGGTGAAAGATTCAAATCAAGCAAATGAACGTCAATCAATGGACTCAAAGACTAAGGAatccaagaagaaaaaaataacaacaccaCATACCGAGGAAAAATCAGACTGCCAAGTAAAACACAGCACTGTGGAAATGGAGAGAAATGTAATACAGAAAATTAATGCAGCTGAGGAGATTCAGATGTGTATGAAGAATTATGCAGAAGAAGGTAAACATGAAATGAACGTGAGCTTGCACACTGCGCTGCAGAACTTTGAACAAAAGGAGCGTGAGGCTCTGGACAGACGAGTCCCACAGTTATCCAAAAGGGTAAAAGTAACAAATGATAGTGACAGTAACtatatcaacaaaatcacaactcaCCAACACAAATCAAATCCCGAACATCCAAAAAAACAACGCAGCAAGACTGAGGTGCCAACGTCGGAGACCAAGAGTCTGGTTGACACATGTCATTCACAGCATACTGACCTCAATGAAAAGCATCACAAGCTTGAGGATAAAGTTGTTCttagagaaaagaaagtgaaagagacagaggaccAGCGGCGACAGAGGCTTTCTGTCCACAAGGAGGAGATCATGAAAGGAAATGTGACGGCAGCCATGGAAATCTTTGAAAATTTGAGAAAACGAGAGGAACTCAAAGAAATCCTGTCGCAGGTTGAAGAGATAGAGGAAGACACCAGCAGTGTTGACAATAGATCCTTGAAGACATTGTACAAGAATGTCCCTGATTGGATGGATACACCGAGCACAAATGCaaagcaaaggaaaacacagcaaaagAAAGTTGAAGTAGAAACGCAGGAAGATGATTTGGAAAGCATCTCCTCAGTCGAGACTGCGTTTGAAGACCTGGAAAAGGcaagtaaagaaataataaatctgaAGCAAGAGACTTTAGCAAAACTTATTGAGATTgaagagacaataaaaaaagctttgtaCTCTGTCTCCAATCTGAAGTCTGAGGCTGACATCGCAGGATTGTCAGGACTATTTGACGAATCTCTCAACTCAGAGCAAAACCTTCAACCTGCCAacaacatcagaaaaataagtATTGTGTCAAGCAAGGCCAAATCAGGTCTAACCAAAGAGACAGCTGACGTGAATCTGCAAATGGTTTCGGATTCAAATCCTTCCAATCAACAAGTGCCCAGACAAGTGCACAATAAGCCACTCATCAGACAGTCCTCTTCCCAGTCCTCCCCTTCATTCATCTCCATTCACTCAGCTGCCAGAAAGCCTGCCGAACAACCAAAGCTGCCCGTTTCAACGTTTAAACCAAAAACAGATGGAAGTTCTCAGGAATCTGCTGCTGAATGCTCAAAAAACAGTCCCAGTCCCGCACAACGCAAAGTCAGTGTGCTTGAGGTGAAAACTGTTCCAGAGCAACCTGCAGGAGTAGTCGGCACAAAGACAGTCAGTGAAACATACGAAGAGACGGATGGATTTGGCAACGTGTTTGTTTCCTCTACAACTTCCACATTTGTCACCAAACAAGCTGAGGCTAAATCATCTGCTCTGTTTGAAGTAGTTGGGAGTCCAACCAGATATGAAGTCATGACATCCCCATTAATGCGAAGATCTGGTCGCCCTTTTGAAGACAAAGTGTTGAGCAACCCCAAGGAGGAGGGGACAGTGTTCGTCACATTCAGCCAACCAAAAGAAAAGCACTAA